A window of the Sphaerobacter thermophilus DSM 20745 genome harbors these coding sequences:
- a CDS encoding PIN domain-containing protein: MAAFVAVLDTCVLVPDSLRHLLIGAAVEELYTPRWSVKTLGELHNTLVRRGRTRAYAQQVCIELRDVFEDATVQVEGIEVSGMDAAPDDRHVVAAALRSGADLIVTANTRHFPAAVLDPLQIQVKTPDEFLCDLFDLDSIRLARLIQEQAACLRNPPMSAVELAEQKLIKHAPTFVAAVRPLLSSD; this comes from the coding sequence TTGGCAGCGTTCGTTGCTGTACTCGACACGTGCGTCCTTGTGCCCGACTCGCTGCGGCATCTCTTGATCGGTGCCGCCGTGGAAGAACTCTACACGCCGCGTTGGAGCGTTAAGACCCTGGGTGAGTTGCACAACACCCTGGTCAGGCGCGGCAGGACGAGGGCCTACGCGCAGCAGGTCTGCATTGAACTGCGGGACGTGTTTGAAGACGCGACGGTCCAAGTCGAGGGCATCGAGGTTTCCGGAATGGACGCCGCACCTGACGATCGACACGTGGTCGCTGCGGCTCTGCGCAGCGGTGCCGATCTCATCGTGACGGCGAACACTCGTCACTTCCCAGCTGCCGTGCTAGACCCACTCCAGATACAAGTCAAGACACCAGATGAATTTCTCTGCGATCTCTTCGACCTTGATTCGATTCGGCTAGCGCGACTTATCCAGGAGCAAGCAGCTTGTCTCCGGAATCCCCCGATGAGTGCTGTTGAGCTGGCCGAGCAGAAGCTCATCAAACACGCTCCGACGTTTGTGGCAGCGGTGCGGCCCCTGCTGTCTTCTGACTAG
- a CDS encoding DUF2171 domain-containing protein, protein MSEHRADIHRGVPVVDSDGRGVGIVAGVREDDFLVHRLEACGIYIPKDAVARVESDRVVLSRGVTDIELERWPREMHWPISAGAGGADDFPS, encoded by the coding sequence ATGAGCGAGCACAGGGCAGACATCCACCGGGGCGTGCCGGTCGTCGACTCCGACGGGCGCGGTGTGGGCATCGTCGCCGGGGTACGTGAGGACGACTTCCTGGTGCACCGGCTGGAGGCGTGCGGCATCTACATCCCGAAGGACGCAGTTGCGCGGGTCGAGAGCGACCGCGTCGTGCTCAGCCGCGGCGTCACCGACATCGAGCTGGAGCGCTGGCCGCGCGAGATGCACTGGCCGATCTCCGCGGGGGCCGGTGGAGCGGACGATTTCCCGTCCTAG
- a CDS encoding DUF2267 domain-containing protein: MDKRTFVNKVRERLGDRFASTPEESIRAVFQTLHERLPEGQAGHIASHLPKELKTEWELGRGATLRRQISGTGASFDRDEFLERVRQRAGLPTRDDAVHATRAVFATLQEALPEKDRQDTAGALPQPLRGLWETAAVQGTGPRPDPAGQRYEDQWLPSEHVETPDQLV, encoded by the coding sequence ATGGATAAGCGGACGTTCGTGAATAAGGTGCGCGAGCGGCTGGGCGACCGCTTCGCGTCGACGCCCGAGGAGAGCATCCGTGCCGTCTTCCAGACGCTCCACGAGCGCCTCCCCGAGGGACAGGCAGGGCATATTGCCTCGCACCTGCCCAAGGAGTTAAAGACCGAGTGGGAACTGGGCAGGGGCGCGACGCTCCGGCGCCAGATCAGCGGCACCGGTGCGTCGTTTGACCGGGACGAGTTCCTGGAGCGGGTCCGCCAGCGGGCCGGGCTCCCGACGCGCGACGACGCGGTCCACGCCACCCGCGCGGTCTTCGCCACCCTGCAGGAAGCGCTCCCGGAGAAAGATCGGCAGGATACCGCCGGTGCCCTCCCGCAGCCCCTCCGCGGCCTCTGGGAGACGGCGGCGGTGCAGGGTACCGGTCCGCGGCCAGACCCCGCCGGACAGCGGTACGAGGATCAATGGCTCCCCAGCGAGCACGTCGAGACGCCGGACCAGCTCGTCTAG
- a CDS encoding IS982 family transposase has protein sequence MDVDTFLITVYVLVDTFCQTHLPPEPHRPGPAPALSRSEVLTLAIFGQWMRFSSEQDFYRYAERHLRPYFPTLPHRSQYNRLLRRHQVALAQFALYLADQLGRGPVAVDVLDVAPAPVRNAKRRGRGWLAGEANIGFSLRLGWFAGFRVLTAVSLEGAITGWGVAPASTNERSLAETLIACRAHPDPRLPSVGTPVATYLADSGFAGEDYKAHLAATYGVTLVATPQRGSRRRWPKAVRRWVARHRQIVETVVGRLLHTFGLERERPHTLAGFQARLAAKVALHNLCCWLNRQQGRPLLAVANLITW, from the coding sequence ATGGATGTGGACACCTTCCTGATTACAGTCTATGTCCTGGTCGACACCTTCTGCCAGACCCACCTGCCCCCGGAGCCCCACCGCCCCGGCCCCGCGCCGGCCCTGAGCCGCAGCGAGGTCTTGACCCTGGCCATCTTCGGGCAGTGGATGAGGTTCTCCAGTGAGCAGGACTTCTACCGCTACGCCGAGCGCCACCTGCGCCCCTACTTCCCGACCCTGCCCCACCGCAGCCAATACAACCGGCTGCTGCGGCGGCATCAGGTCGCCCTGGCCCAGTTCGCCCTCTACCTGGCAGACCAACTTGGCCGGGGGCCAGTGGCGGTGGATGTGCTCGATGTGGCGCCGGCTCCGGTGCGCAACGCCAAGCGCCGCGGGCGGGGCTGGCTGGCCGGCGAGGCCAACATCGGCTTCAGCTTGCGCCTGGGCTGGTTTGCCGGCTTCCGCGTGCTGACCGCCGTCAGCCTGGAGGGGGCGATCACCGGCTGGGGCGTGGCCCCGGCCAGCACCAATGAGCGGTCCCTCGCCGAGACCCTGATTGCCTGTCGGGCCCACCCCGATCCCCGCCTGCCCAGTGTCGGCACGCCGGTGGCGACCTATCTGGCCGACAGTGGCTTTGCCGGCGAGGACTACAAGGCGCACCTGGCGGCCACCTATGGCGTGACGCTGGTGGCCACCCCGCAGCGGGGCAGTCGGCGGCGCTGGCCCAAGGCGGTCCGCCGCTGGGTGGCCCGCCATCGCCAGATCGTGGAGACGGTCGTTGGACGACTGCTGCACACCTTCGGCCTCGAGCGGGAGCGCCCGCACACCCTGGCGGGCTTCCAGGCGCGACTGGCGGCCAAGGTGGCGCTGCACAACCTCTGTTGCTGGCTGAATCGGCAGCAGGGGCGGCCGCTGCTGGCCGTGGCGAACCTGATCACCTGGTAG
- a CDS encoding M24 family metallopeptidase, with amino-acid sequence MVFVPQRVFEDRHRLIREYLAEEGLEALIVSEPNNFYMLSGFHLDVEPWERPVALVIPREAEPFLVMNELSTNHLRMAEERGTLFIRDYGIYLEHPRSFPRTYTRDYWAHLLADKLRARGIKRGRFGVEGSGPAALKAVMPDVEFVDVWPRLIRMREDKYPEELDIMRKCAELTDWAQDRYMELVKPGELVAAFDLRIAALMAEEAARRYPDARFEAKVFSLSGPASAAPHGTGADCGARFEKGHGVVNIIVGRLAGLVVENERTLFLGEPTDLQRRAFEAAREACEAAAAQMVAGNTVANADAAAQRVYEEAGFGEYINHRTGHGMGIKGHGYPEDMAFNYRAFRENEVYSCEPGIYIYGVGGFRHDDTVIVGKEKPEVITKRSKRLEDQIVPV; translated from the coding sequence ATGGTCTTCGTACCGCAGCGCGTCTTCGAGGACCGCCACCGCCTGATCCGCGAGTATCTCGCGGAGGAGGGCCTCGAGGCGCTGATCGTGTCGGAGCCGAACAACTTCTACATGTTGTCCGGCTTCCACCTGGACGTCGAGCCCTGGGAGCGTCCAGTCGCGCTGGTCATCCCGCGCGAGGCCGAGCCGTTCCTGGTCATGAACGAACTCTCCACCAACCACCTCCGCATGGCCGAGGAGCGGGGAACCCTCTTCATCCGTGACTACGGGATCTACCTGGAGCACCCGCGCTCGTTCCCGCGCACCTACACGCGCGACTACTGGGCGCACCTCCTGGCGGACAAGCTCCGCGCGCGGGGAATCAAGCGCGGGCGGTTCGGCGTCGAGGGCAGCGGCCCGGCCGCGCTCAAGGCGGTCATGCCCGACGTGGAGTTCGTCGACGTCTGGCCGCGGCTGATTCGGATGCGTGAGGACAAGTACCCCGAAGAGCTGGACATCATGCGGAAGTGCGCCGAGCTGACCGACTGGGCGCAGGACCGCTACATGGAACTGGTCAAGCCGGGCGAACTGGTCGCCGCATTCGACCTCCGCATCGCCGCGCTGATGGCAGAGGAAGCGGCTCGCCGCTACCCGGACGCCCGCTTCGAGGCGAAGGTCTTCTCCCTGAGCGGGCCGGCCTCCGCCGCGCCGCACGGGACCGGCGCCGACTGCGGCGCGCGCTTCGAGAAGGGGCACGGCGTCGTCAACATCATCGTCGGCCGGCTGGCCGGGCTGGTGGTCGAGAACGAGCGGACCCTGTTCCTTGGGGAGCCGACCGACCTGCAGCGCCGGGCCTTCGAGGCCGCGCGGGAGGCCTGCGAGGCGGCTGCGGCGCAGATGGTGGCCGGCAACACCGTCGCCAACGCCGACGCCGCAGCGCAGCGAGTCTACGAGGAGGCTGGCTTCGGCGAGTACATCAACCACCGGACCGGGCACGGCATGGGGATTAAGGGCCACGGCTACCCGGAGGACATGGCGTTCAACTACCGGGCCTTCCGGGAGAACGAGGTCTACTCCTGTGAGCCGGGCATCTACATCTACGGCGTCGGCGGCTTCCGCCACGACGACACCGTGATCGTCGGCAAGGAGAAGCCGGAGGTCATCACCAAGCGCTCCAAGCGCCTGGAAGACCAGATCGTCCCGGTCTAG
- a CDS encoding ABC transporter permease, with protein MTTAQALPRAATRGKWTRFRSSLFQDYWALAAVAFLALVVLAAIAAPLLVSGDVNKPDYGVRLKPPLTAGHPLGTDQLGRDVFDRLILGSRISVTVGFASVVIAGVIGTLIGVIAAYYGGWIDSVLMRLADVQLSFPFILLALVINAIIGLGLRNIIITLVIAGWVEYARIARGEILALREREFVEAARVVGAGNGRIMLRHLLPNIVTPIIVISTLQVARFIVAEASISFLGFGVQPPTPAWGSMISEGMEYIFAAWWLVTIPGLALALVALAVNIAGDWLRDVLDPRLKV; from the coding sequence ATGACGACAGCACAAGCGCTCCCGCGCGCCGCGACGCGCGGCAAGTGGACCCGCTTCCGAAGCTCACTCTTCCAGGACTACTGGGCGCTGGCCGCCGTAGCCTTCCTTGCCCTGGTCGTCCTGGCGGCGATCGCAGCACCGCTGCTGGTATCGGGCGACGTCAACAAGCCGGACTACGGCGTGCGCCTCAAGCCGCCCCTCACCGCGGGTCACCCGCTGGGGACCGATCAGCTCGGACGGGACGTGTTCGACCGGCTCATCCTCGGCTCGCGGATCTCCGTGACGGTCGGCTTCGCCTCCGTCGTCATCGCCGGGGTCATCGGGACACTGATCGGGGTCATCGCGGCCTACTACGGCGGCTGGATCGACAGCGTCCTGATGCGCCTGGCCGACGTGCAGCTCTCGTTCCCGTTCATCCTGCTGGCGCTGGTGATCAACGCGATCATCGGCCTGGGCCTGCGCAACATCATCATCACGCTGGTGATCGCCGGCTGGGTCGAGTATGCCCGCATCGCCCGCGGGGAGATCCTCGCCCTCCGCGAACGCGAGTTCGTCGAAGCCGCCCGGGTCGTGGGGGCCGGGAACGGGCGAATCATGCTGCGCCACCTTCTCCCGAACATCGTGACGCCAATCATCGTGATCAGCACGCTCCAGGTGGCGCGTTTCATCGTGGCCGAGGCGAGCATCAGCTTCCTCGGCTTCGGCGTGCAGCCGCCCACCCCCGCCTGGGGGAGCATGATCAGTGAGGGCATGGAGTACATCTTCGCGGCCTGGTGGCTCGTCACCATCCCAGGGCTGGCCCTCGCCCTCGTCGCGCTCGCCGTCAACATCGCGGGAGACTGGTTGCGCGACGTGCTTGATCCGCGTTTGAAAGTCTGA
- a CDS encoding ABC transporter permease, whose amino-acid sequence MQRFIIRRLFHGVIVVFLAVTAVFFMLRLTGDPVLLFAPMDTSAKDLDEIRERLGFNDPLWVQYGRYMRDALQGDFGESTRLHRPALEVVLERMPATMELGMTALVISLVVGIPLGVLAAVRHGSVWDRLAGLLAVIGQAVPNFWLGLLLILLFAVALHWLPTSGRGSWQQLIMPATALAAASIARYARLARSTMLDVLRQDYIRTAHAKGLAGHTVLWRHAFKNASISLITTTGLEIGRLLGGAVVIEQIFAWPGIGRVTVQALLNRDFAVVTAAVVLFAVIYTVANLLTDIAYAWVNPQVRLS is encoded by the coding sequence ATGCAGCGCTTCATCATCAGACGACTGTTCCACGGCGTCATCGTCGTCTTCCTGGCCGTCACGGCGGTGTTCTTCATGCTCCGCCTGACGGGCGACCCCGTCCTGCTGTTCGCGCCGATGGACACCTCCGCCAAGGATCTCGACGAGATCCGCGAGCGGCTGGGGTTCAACGACCCGTTGTGGGTCCAGTACGGCCGCTACATGCGGGACGCACTCCAAGGCGACTTCGGCGAGTCAACGCGCCTGCATCGCCCCGCGCTTGAGGTCGTGCTGGAGCGGATGCCGGCCACGATGGAGCTGGGGATGACCGCTCTGGTCATCTCGCTGGTGGTCGGCATCCCACTCGGCGTGCTGGCAGCGGTGCGCCACGGATCGGTCTGGGACCGGCTCGCGGGACTGCTGGCGGTGATCGGGCAGGCCGTGCCGAACTTCTGGCTCGGCCTGCTCCTCATCCTTCTGTTCGCGGTCGCGCTCCACTGGCTCCCGACCAGTGGTCGGGGGAGCTGGCAACAGCTCATCATGCCGGCGACAGCCCTGGCCGCGGCCAGTATCGCCCGCTACGCCCGGCTGGCCCGCTCGACGATGCTCGACGTGCTGCGGCAAGACTACATCCGCACCGCGCACGCCAAAGGTCTGGCCGGCCACACGGTCCTGTGGCGGCACGCCTTCAAGAACGCCAGCATCTCGCTGATCACGACCACGGGGCTCGAGATCGGGCGCCTCCTGGGCGGTGCCGTCGTCATCGAGCAAATCTTTGCCTGGCCCGGCATCGGCCGGGTGACGGTGCAGGCCCTGCTGAACCGCGACTTCGCGGTCGTCACGGCGGCGGTGGTGCTGTTCGCCGTCATCTACACGGTGGCGAACCTCCTGACTGACATCGCCTACGCATGGGTGAACCCGCAGGTGCGACTATCATGA
- a CDS encoding ABC transporter substrate-binding protein: protein MSSPRDFNGIVYDLLTGRTSRREFIKRAAALGLSASAIAAILAACGGGSDDEATTPAGGSGTGGSAQTPTGSGTPTGDGSSGSGGSGGTLDRLVIALGADARTLIPNTVVDATTNWQIENIFDPVLRRDPNNDFRVGPWLGELTSIDDLTWEIKIVRDDIKFHNGEPFDAESIKVSLEYALNPDNNSHYLERYQPITNIEVVDPMTVRLTTSEPYPILPTRLADLYPIPPKYLEEKGIEYVSQNPVGTGPFKFKEWVRDEYLLLERNPDYWRGPVAVETLEFRYIPEFSSRLSALLAGEVDIIKDVPVDAIERVNSSGIARAEEIPSSRINYVALVNNREGSIMADKRVRQAINYGVNVDAIIDGVFQGHATRMAGALSKINPQVDPSIQPYPYDPEKAKQLLEEAGIQPGTEIIFDSPQGRYPMDTDAAQAIAAELEQLGFRVTVQYNEWGTHLDKIVNRRTGDIFYLGWGPALDAEGTLRYLFVGDSTYSGYTNPEVEAVIAEASQTVDPEKAQELWNQVQQMVWEDAGWLFLWQQHDIYGVSNRVDWTPRVDESLFMGGAKPRES from the coding sequence ATGTCGAGCCCTCGCGACTTCAATGGGATCGTCTACGACCTGCTCACCGGTCGGACGAGCCGCCGCGAGTTCATCAAGCGCGCCGCGGCGCTCGGGCTGAGCGCCAGCGCAATCGCGGCGATCCTGGCAGCGTGCGGCGGCGGCAGCGACGACGAGGCGACCACCCCGGCCGGTGGGTCTGGCACGGGTGGCAGCGCACAGACGCCGACCGGCTCCGGGACTCCGACCGGGGATGGCTCGTCGGGCAGCGGCGGCAGCGGCGGCACGCTTGATCGCCTGGTCATCGCGCTCGGCGCCGACGCCCGGACCCTGATCCCCAACACGGTCGTCGACGCCACGACCAACTGGCAGATCGAGAACATCTTCGACCCGGTGCTGCGGCGCGACCCGAACAACGACTTCCGCGTCGGCCCCTGGCTGGGTGAATTGACCTCGATCGACGACCTCACCTGGGAGATCAAGATCGTCCGCGACGACATCAAGTTCCACAACGGTGAGCCGTTCGACGCCGAGTCGATCAAGGTCTCGCTTGAGTACGCGCTGAACCCCGACAACAACAGCCACTACCTGGAGCGCTACCAGCCCATCACCAACATCGAGGTGGTCGACCCGATGACGGTGCGGCTCACCACCTCCGAGCCGTACCCGATCCTGCCGACCCGCCTGGCGGACCTCTACCCGATCCCGCCGAAGTACCTGGAGGAGAAGGGCATCGAGTACGTCTCCCAGAACCCGGTGGGGACGGGACCCTTCAAGTTCAAGGAGTGGGTGCGGGACGAGTACCTGCTCCTCGAGCGGAACCCGGACTACTGGCGCGGCCCGGTGGCGGTGGAGACGCTCGAGTTCCGCTACATCCCGGAGTTCTCCTCGCGGCTGTCGGCGCTGCTGGCGGGTGAGGTGGACATCATCAAGGACGTCCCGGTCGATGCGATCGAGCGCGTCAACAGCAGCGGCATCGCCCGGGCGGAGGAGATCCCCTCGTCGCGCATCAACTACGTGGCGCTGGTCAACAACCGCGAGGGCAGCATCATGGCTGACAAGCGGGTGCGCCAGGCGATCAACTACGGCGTGAACGTCGATGCCATCATCGACGGGGTGTTCCAGGGCCACGCGACCCGCATGGCCGGCGCGCTGTCCAAGATCAACCCGCAGGTCGATCCGAGCATCCAGCCCTACCCGTACGACCCGGAGAAGGCCAAGCAACTGCTGGAGGAGGCCGGGATCCAGCCGGGGACCGAGATCATCTTCGACTCGCCCCAGGGGCGCTACCCGATGGACACCGACGCGGCGCAGGCGATCGCGGCGGAACTGGAGCAGCTCGGCTTCCGCGTCACGGTCCAGTACAACGAGTGGGGCACCCACCTCGACAAGATCGTGAACCGCCGCACCGGCGACATCTTCTACCTCGGCTGGGGCCCGGCGCTCGACGCCGAGGGGACGCTGCGCTACCTGTTCGTGGGCGACTCGACCTACAGCGGCTACACCAACCCGGAGGTCGAGGCGGTCATCGCGGAGGCGTCGCAGACCGTCGACCCCGAGAAGGCGCAGGAACTGTGGAACCAGGTGCAGCAGATGGTCTGGGAGGACGCCGGCTGGCTCTTCCTGTGGCAGCAGCACGACATCTATGGTGTCTCCAATCGCGTTGATTGGACGCCGCGCGTCGACGAGTCGCTGTTCATGGGTGGTGCCAAGCCGCGCGAGAGCTAG
- a CDS encoding CpXC domain-containing protein codes for MVLQTQYASVDIRCPHCRATWEVPVARYVNVGTDPDARLGILLGTMHRSRCPVCKREQAVDFIFDYYDPEQNLVVQVRPEWEIRAGGGEDWYWQRYEDLVQAYASHDVRVDVVFGFQEMIDKYLGGEEAVAAAKREWDARKAGAKPASEQDAPPEEPAGESGSSTTEDNHA; via the coding sequence ATGGTGCTGCAGACACAGTACGCGTCAGTCGATATCCGCTGCCCCCACTGCCGGGCCACCTGGGAAGTACCCGTCGCTCGGTACGTCAACGTCGGGACGGATCCCGATGCCCGGCTCGGCATCCTCCTCGGCACCATGCATCGCAGCCGCTGCCCGGTCTGCAAGCGCGAGCAGGCGGTTGACTTCATATTTGACTACTACGACCCTGAGCAGAACCTCGTCGTGCAGGTCCGACCGGAATGGGAGATCCGGGCGGGCGGCGGTGAGGACTGGTACTGGCAGCGGTACGAAGACCTCGTCCAGGCGTACGCGTCACATGACGTGCGGGTCGACGTCGTCTTCGGCTTCCAGGAGATGATTGACAAGTACCTGGGCGGCGAAGAGGCAGTCGCGGCCGCCAAGCGGGAGTGGGACGCGCGGAAGGCGGGCGCCAAACCCGCTTCCGAGCAGGACGCTCCACCGGAGGAGCCCGCGGGCGAATCCGGCAGTTCGACCACGGAGGATAACCACGCATGA
- a CDS encoding DUF488 domain-containing protein: MIRLKRAYDPPSPDDGVRVLVDRFWPRGKSREALALDRWERDLAPSAELCKWFNHDLERWQEFQERYAQELSDPGKQAALQQLVEQARNGTVTLVYGARDEEHNQAAALKRYIEEHVA; encoded by the coding sequence ATGATCCGACTCAAGCGTGCCTATGATCCCCCCAGCCCGGACGACGGCGTCCGCGTGCTGGTTGATCGCTTCTGGCCGCGGGGCAAGTCCCGTGAGGCGCTGGCGCTCGACCGCTGGGAGCGCGACCTGGCGCCGAGCGCCGAGCTGTGCAAGTGGTTCAACCACGACCTCGAGCGCTGGCAGGAGTTCCAGGAGCGATACGCGCAGGAGTTGAGCGATCCCGGCAAGCAGGCCGCATTGCAGCAACTCGTGGAACAGGCGCGCAACGGCACGGTGACCCTGGTTTACGGCGCGCGCGATGAGGAACACAACCAGGCGGCCGCCCTCAAACGCTACATTGAGGAGCACGTCGCCTGA
- a CDS encoding universal stress protein, producing the protein MSKTIVVPLVAPHLDVNKVSQQALPIARALMARTDALVTLVSVIEVPREYAALVGALGLESSVQQDWIEERREFLEQIARTFPEGRATVVVRVGDPASELLDLARDIDDPVVVMTSHVRTGLQRALLGSVTYRVVHESEWPTIVVPASSEVSGAETARLQRILVPLDGSSFCEQALERMLAVLGTEGLELHLLHVIEPPALHPDFTALEYMSEARDWAIEYLAGVTERLSSRGITAVAEVRTGRIAEEIQRAARDIGADMIAMATHSRRGLQRVVFGSVAQRVLSESHVPLFLHRPMEAVQVEAARPAEATAAPSQPRLVSEVMSPPVMAVREGATLEEAERLMREHGTDMLPVVDWRSRLVGVIRRSDLPDKRTKASE; encoded by the coding sequence ATGAGCAAGACGATCGTCGTCCCCCTAGTTGCGCCGCATCTGGACGTCAACAAGGTGTCGCAACAGGCGTTGCCCATCGCCCGCGCTCTCATGGCCCGGACCGACGCGCTGGTGACGCTGGTGTCGGTTATCGAAGTGCCGCGCGAGTACGCCGCGTTGGTGGGCGCACTGGGCCTCGAGTCCTCCGTGCAGCAGGATTGGATCGAGGAGCGGCGTGAGTTCCTGGAGCAGATCGCCCGCACGTTCCCCGAGGGACGCGCGACGGTCGTGGTGCGCGTCGGCGACCCGGCGTCGGAGCTGCTGGATCTGGCGCGGGATATCGACGATCCGGTCGTGGTGATGACCAGCCACGTTCGGACGGGGCTGCAGCGGGCGCTACTCGGTAGTGTCACCTACCGGGTGGTCCATGAGTCGGAGTGGCCGACGATCGTCGTACCAGCCAGCAGCGAGGTCAGCGGCGCGGAGACCGCACGGCTCCAGCGGATTCTTGTCCCGCTGGACGGCTCGAGCTTCTGCGAGCAGGCGCTTGAGCGGATGCTGGCGGTGCTCGGGACGGAGGGACTCGAACTGCACCTCCTCCACGTGATCGAACCACCAGCCCTCCACCCGGACTTCACGGCGCTGGAATACATGTCGGAGGCTCGCGATTGGGCGATCGAGTACCTGGCGGGCGTCACCGAGCGTCTGAGCAGCCGCGGGATCACCGCCGTGGCAGAGGTGCGGACGGGGCGCATCGCGGAGGAGATTCAGCGCGCGGCGCGGGATATCGGAGCCGACATGATCGCGATGGCGACGCACTCGCGCCGCGGGCTGCAGCGGGTCGTCTTCGGCTCGGTGGCACAGCGAGTCCTGAGCGAGTCGCATGTCCCGCTCTTCCTGCACCGCCCGATGGAAGCCGTGCAGGTCGAGGCAGCGCGTCCGGCGGAAGCGACGGCTGCCCCATCCCAGCCGCGGCTCGTGAGCGAGGTCATGAGCCCGCCGGTGATGGCCGTGCGCGAGGGAGCAACGCTGGAGGAGGCGGAGCGGCTGATGCGCGAGCACGGCACCGACATGCTCCCGGTCGTGGATTGGCGCTCGCGGCTCGTCGGTGTCATCCGCAGGAGCGATCTGCCCGACAAGCGAACCAAGGCATCCGAGTAG
- a CDS encoding GlsB/YeaQ/YmgE family stress response membrane protein, whose amino-acid sequence MSIIAWIVIGALAGWIASMIVGTNAQMGWLTNIIVGVIGAFVGGLIYGLVTGADFTAGFNIGTLIVAVIGAIILLFVYRAITSRA is encoded by the coding sequence ATGAGTATCATCGCGTGGATCGTTATCGGGGCGCTGGCAGGCTGGATCGCCAGCATGATCGTGGGTACGAACGCCCAGATGGGCTGGCTGACGAACATCATCGTCGGCGTCATCGGCGCGTTCGTGGGCGGGCTTATCTACGGCCTCGTTACCGGCGCGGACTTCACCGCCGGCTTCAACATCGGCACGCTGATCGTGGCGGTTATTGGGGCCATCATCCTCCTGTTTGTCTATCGCGCCATTACCAGTCGAGCCTGA
- a CDS encoding DUF1634 domain-containing protein, translated as MDLLVTGAEQGQSDTAGEPVAMTRPAIAPELRLRLASGLRIVTLIGMVFLIVGTVVSLVQVGDLPRATVPPSELPERLLALDAPAIVSLGFLTILLAPVYGLISLAYGCLRQRDRFYAAAAGLVLTILVLSVVIALVTRGA; from the coding sequence GTGGACCTGCTCGTGACTGGAGCAGAGCAGGGGCAGAGCGACACAGCCGGTGAGCCGGTGGCAATGACGCGACCGGCGATCGCGCCGGAGCTGCGGCTGCGCCTCGCCAGTGGCCTGCGGATCGTTACCCTGATCGGGATGGTATTCCTGATCGTCGGCACCGTCGTCAGCCTGGTACAGGTTGGCGATCTGCCGCGCGCGACCGTGCCGCCGTCCGAACTGCCGGAGCGGCTCCTCGCGCTCGACGCGCCAGCCATCGTCAGCCTCGGGTTCCTCACGATCCTCCTCGCCCCCGTCTACGGCCTCATCTCCCTCGCTTACGGATGCCTGCGGCAGCGTGACCGGTTCTACGCCGCTGCCGCCGGGCTCGTGCTGACGATTCTGGTGCTCAGCGTGGTGATCGCGCTGGTGACACGGGGAGCGTAG